In Numidum massiliense, a single genomic region encodes these proteins:
- a CDS encoding GNAT family N-acetyltransferase: MRIVIYNDITVRKLAEDDAHLLVKWLSDPRVLQYYEGRDRPHDLDMVRRHFYDRTREVTSCVVECDSLAIGYIQYYLITEKERQLYGFNDFVGAIYGMDQFIGEVTYWNKGIGTVLVQSMVDFLLTKQKADKIVMDPQTWDTRALHVYEKCGFVRKKLLPEHEWHEGQYRDCWVVVYEADENSFVKSGKRRESKE; this comes from the coding sequence ATGAGGATAGTTATTTATAACGATATTACCGTCAGGAAGCTGGCGGAAGACGACGCACATTTGCTAGTGAAGTGGCTGAGTGATCCGCGCGTGTTACAATATTACGAAGGTCGCGATCGCCCACATGACCTCGACATGGTGCGACGGCATTTTTATGATCGAACACGAGAAGTTACATCGTGTGTTGTTGAATGCGATAGTCTTGCAATCGGATACATCCAGTATTATTTAATAACTGAGAAAGAAAGACAGTTGTACGGGTTTAATGACTTTGTCGGGGCAATATACGGTATGGACCAGTTCATCGGCGAGGTTACCTACTGGAATAAAGGAATCGGTACCGTGCTCGTACAATCGATGGTCGACTTCTTACTAACGAAGCAAAAAGCAGATAAAATCGTGATGGATCCGCAAACGTGGGATACGAGGGCGTTGCATGTGTACGAGAAGTGTGGGTTTGTAAGGAAGAAGTTGTTACCGGAACACGAGTGGCACGAAGGGCAGTACCGGGACTGCTGGGTAGTCGTTTATGAGGCGGATGAGAATTCCTTCGTTAAGTCGGGTAAGAGAAGAGAAAGTAAAGAGTGA
- a CDS encoding class I SAM-dependent methyltransferase, producing the protein MDGDIKNSLQKSYDAHAQLRNQQQLETWKTQELDTFLSLFKGKDSVNVLDVGAGPGKQARYLQQRGLQVSCIDMSPEMVRLCEDKGLAAYVMDVNHLTFPAHTFDAVWSMNALLHVPKQTFDRALTRIKKVLKPGGLFYLGMYGGFDSEGVWEEDFYEPKRFFSFYEHEEIQKVVSRYFELVDFRVVDIEGSTLDYQALLLKK; encoded by the coding sequence ATGGACGGCGATATTAAAAACAGCTTACAAAAAAGCTACGACGCCCATGCACAGTTACGAAATCAACAGCAACTGGAGACATGGAAAACGCAGGAGCTAGACACATTTTTATCGCTTTTTAAAGGGAAAGACAGCGTCAACGTGCTAGACGTCGGTGCCGGTCCTGGAAAGCAGGCGCGCTATTTGCAACAACGTGGGCTTCAGGTGAGTTGTATCGACATGAGTCCGGAAATGGTTCGCCTTTGTGAGGACAAGGGACTCGCGGCGTATGTGATGGATGTTAACCATTTGACATTTCCGGCGCACACGTTCGACGCCGTATGGTCAATGAATGCTCTTTTACACGTTCCGAAGCAAACGTTTGACCGTGCGCTAACGAGAATAAAAAAGGTGCTCAAACCGGGGGGCTTGTTCTATCTCGGCATGTACGGCGGTTTTGACAGTGAGGGGGTGTGGGAAGAGGACTTTTACGAGCCAAAGCGATTTTTTTCCTTTTACGAACACGAGGAGATTCAAAAAGTCGTCAGTCGCTATTTTGAGTTGGTCGATTTTCGCGTGGTGGACATCGAAGGATCGACATTGGATTACCAAGCGCTGCTGTTAAAAAAGTAA
- a CDS encoding class I SAM-dependent methyltransferase, which translates to MFNASEDLYDLIYSFKDYEREAQEIRNFISRHKPDAESVLDVACGTGKHLEFLTKHYAVDGIDLNERFVQIAAERNPSSNFWVADMTAFDLQKTYDVVMCLFSSIGYVRTHEAVKQTVKQFKSHLNDGGIVIVEPWFTPDQWQAGYVSVLNAERDDVKVCRMSHAEREGNLSVLNFEYLVGTESGIQHFQERHELGLFSHEELLQIFQASGLNVVFDSKGISGRGVYICFI; encoded by the coding sequence GTGTTCAACGCAAGCGAAGATTTATACGACCTCATTTACAGTTTTAAAGATTATGAGCGTGAAGCACAGGAGATACGAAATTTTATTTCGCGACATAAGCCGGATGCCGAGTCCGTGCTAGACGTCGCCTGTGGAACGGGCAAGCATCTCGAATTTTTGACAAAGCACTATGCGGTTGACGGGATTGACCTCAATGAAAGGTTTGTGCAGATCGCCGCAGAACGAAATCCGTCGTCGAACTTTTGGGTCGCGGATATGACCGCTTTCGATCTACAGAAAACATATGATGTCGTGATGTGTTTGTTTAGTTCCATCGGTTACGTAAGAACGCACGAGGCAGTCAAACAAACGGTCAAACAATTCAAAAGTCACTTAAACGACGGTGGCATTGTCATCGTCGAACCGTGGTTCACCCCCGATCAGTGGCAGGCCGGATACGTTTCTGTACTAAATGCGGAACGCGACGATGTAAAAGTTTGCCGGATGTCGCATGCGGAACGGGAAGGAAACCTTTCGGTATTGAATTTCGAATACTTGGTAGGCACGGAGTCGGGCATTCAGCATTTTCAAGAACGGCATGAACTCGGGCTCTTTTCCCATGAGGAACTGCTACAAATATTTCAAGCGAGCGGGTTGAATGTGGTTTTTGATTCTAAGGGGATTAGTGGCAGGGGTGTATATATATGCTTCA